AAAAATTCTCAAATAATTGATAACGCTTACGGAGTTTTAGGGATAGAATTCATGGCGGCGGCACAGGCTTTAGATTTTCGTGATTTCCAAACAGGTATAGGGAGTAGCAAAAGCTTGGCGAAGTAATTTTTTGCTGTATGTAAGTCATCTTGATGTTGATAGACCGCTTTATAACGATCACAACAAAATGAAAGCACTTGTTAAGTCCTGCGAAATTCTGGAAGCAGTTGAAAAGAAGTTAAAGTTTAGAATAAATTTGATTCTGATTAAGAGTTAGGCAGCTTCAGCAAGTTTCTACCATCCAACTCAGTTTCGATCTTTAGTTCAAAGCTTTAGTTTATTTAATTCTCTGGTAGTAACTTAACGGTAATGATTTATCACAGACAAAAATTCAAGTCTTGCTGAATTATTTGCTATAAGTTATTTAATTTGATCTAAATTTCTTGGCCGTTGTTCCCGCCCACTCCCTGATGATAGATAAATCCTGGTTCAGAGAATTTTATTTCGGGATGAATTAGTGTATAAGTACCAAGAGGCATTTCACCACTTTCTATTTTTTCCCAGATTTCTCGTCTGGTTTTATCAACATCGCCGTGCGACATCTACCCCAATTGGTAATTTAAATGTTCTCTACCTTCGTTTACATCTTTAATGATTAACCAGGAAACAGGCGCAATATCGGAATACCATAACCAACTGTTTCATCTGAATGACAATCGTAACACGATTTTTAAATACTTCTGACACCAGTTTAGGAGCTCTTATTTCTGCTTCTACTGGAGGGGTTAGTTTTTCTACAGGAATAAATTGAATACCCAAGGCAAACACGATTATCAGCAATAAAATGGTCTTTTCATTTTTTTCCTTTGATTTTATGAAGATATATTTTTCGCAACTTAAAATTTTATTAGCTTGTTCTAAAAGCTGTTTTCAATAGTAAAGCCAAATTTTTCTAAATAAATTTTTATAGGAGCAGAAGCGCCAAATGATTCCATACTAATTGATATGCCTTCGTCTCTAACATATTTTTGCCAACCCTGACTAACACCCGCCCTCATTAGAGATTCTCTTTAATGTTTGAGGTAGCACAGTGTTTTATATTCATCGTTTTGTTTCTCAAATAATTCCCAGCTAGGAAAGCTAACTACTGGTTACATTCCTCTTCCAACAGCTCATGCGCTTCTGTAGCTTTTAATGCTAATGAAACTTCAGAACCGGAAGCCATTAAGATCAAATCCGGTTTTGATTTTGAGTCTTAAAATATACGCCCCCTTTAAGAGATTTTCGGCTGAAGAATATTTTTCTGATCGAGAATTGGTAACCCCCGCCTCGTTAGTATCAACGCCACGGGACTTTCTTTATGTTCGATAGCCGCTAACCATGCGACGGTTTTCTGTTTGCGTCTGCAGGTCTGATTACAATCAGTCCGGGGGATTGCAACCGCAAAGAAGCAAGATGTTCGACAGGCTGATGAGTTGGTCCATCTTCGCCAAGCCCGATACTCGTCGTGAGTAAAACATAAATCGGTTTTATTTTTGAAAGCGATGCAAGCCGTATGGAAGGGCGCAGATAATCTGAAAAATCTAAAAGTTGCGCCGTAAGGAATCACCTGCCGTAAATCGCCATTCCATTCATTACCCCCGCCATTCCATGTTCGCGAATTCCGAAGTGAAAATTTCTTGTCGGAGTATTTCTCAGATGAAAAATTTTATAATCTTTTAAGAAAGTATTATTTGATGGGTGCAAGATCAGCAGATCCGCCAATCAGAGGGGAAGGGAGGAAGCTATTGAATTAAGAACTTTTCCTGATGCTGCAGCGCCATCTTCTTCCCATCATCTGCAAACACCGGTAATTTTAATTTCCATTCATTGCCAGATCTCCATGCATTACTGCAGAAAATAATTTTGCCTCTTCAGTATATTTTTTTGATAATCTAAAAATTTCTATTCCATTCTCTTTCTTCTGATTTTCCATTCACTTGTACTTGCTTAAAAATTCTTTTACTTCATCGGGAATAAAGAAAGGTGTTTCTTCCTGCCAGCCCAAATTTTGCTTTGTAAGTTTTATCTCTGCTTTCTCCGAGCGGTGAGCCGTGAGCGTCGGATGAATCTTGCTTATTCGGGCTGCCGGAACCCATTGTGTGTTTTGTAATTATGAGGAGGGTTTGTCAAAACATTTTGTGCATTCGTCACTGCGGCTTCAAGACTCGCAACATCATTTACATCTTTCACAGTTTGAAACATGCAGCCGTAAGCATCAAATCTTTTGAATATCTTCAGAGAAAGCAAGAGACGTTGATCCATCAATTGTAATTTTATTATCATCGTAAAAGAAAATTAATTGCCAAGTTTAAGGTGACCTGCAAGCGAAGCACTTTCGTGAGAGATTCCCCCATCAATTCACCGTCGCTGCAAATTCCATAAATAAAATGATCAATCAACTTTATATCATCTTGATTAAATAACGATGCAAGGTAGGCTTCAGCTATTGCCATTCCCACAGCGTTAGAAAACCCCTGCCCGAGCGGACCGGTAGTTGTTTCAACTCCGGTGTTAATCCAAATTCCGGATGTCCCGTGTGATGCTTCCCATTGCCGGAAATTTTTTAACTCATCTAACGAAACACCATAACCGGATAAGTGAAGTATCGCATACAGCAGCATACTTCCATGTCTTGACGGAAAGAATAAACCTGTCGCGGTTTAACCATTTCGGGTTGCCTGGGTTGTGCCTTATTATTTTTGAGTATAGCAAATAAGCAATCGGTGCGCAGCCCATCGGCATTCCCCGGATGACCTGAGTTTGCTTTTGCACTCCTTCTATGGCTAAAAAATCTGATTGTGTTTATGGTTAATTGTTCAATATCTTTTTATGATTCGTCATTTAGTATTTCCAGAGAATATAGATGAATTAGATGATAATTTTTTATTTCAAATATATTAAAAACTTCACGATTATTTTGGTTTAACTTAACGCCAAGTAGTGTGATAATATGTCAAAGAAGGGACAAGTAGCACAGACAATCCTGTCTGTGTACTCTTAGTTACCTATAGTTTGTGGACAATAACCAATAATCACAACGAGATAGCTACAGACATATATTCACAGGCAGGTTAAATTTTAAATTTTCAAGCAGTTCTTTCATATCATCCGGCAATTCGGAATCGAATTTCATAAACTCATTTGTGTGGGGATGAATAAATCCAAGTGTCTTTGCGTGCAATGCCTGTCTCAAGATGACCTCAAGTAGGTTTTGTATTCTGCTTTTCATTTTTGGCTGATCAGCACCAAAATGAATTTTATCACCGCCGTAAGTAGCGTCACCAAATATCGGATGATTTGAAGCTGATAGATGAACTCGTATTTGATGAGTTCTTCCTGTTCTTAATCGTAGTTTTAGATAAGAGGCAAATTCGAATTCTTCAATTACGAAATAAAGCGTAATTGCTTGTTTCCCTTCGATACGGCTTACTGCAAATTTTTTTCTATCCTGTTTACTTCGGGTTATCAGCGTATCAAAAACACCTTCGGGTTCGTCCATCTTTCCCCAGCAAATAGCGTGATATTCTCTTTCAGCCGTATGCTTAAAAAATTGCAATGCAAGTTTCTGATGAGTAACATCGTCTTTAGCAACTACAAGCAAGCCGCTTGTATCCTTGTCAATCCTGTGAACAATGCCCGGTCGAATCGGCTCTCTTGTTTCACTCAATTGGCTTGTGTGGTGAAGCAAAGCATTTACAAGTGTTCCTGTATAATTGGAATAAGCCGGATGTGCAACCATTCCTGCCGGTTTATTAACGACAATCAGGAAATCGTCCTCGTAAACGATATCAAGTGGAATATTTTCAGGCTCAGCTTTTTCGGGGCGGGGGGAGATGGGAATGATTGCTTCAACAATATCGCCGGCTTTAACTAAGTAATTTGATTTTACGTATCGCCGGTTTACCCAAACAAACTTTGTATCAATTAGTTTTTGTACTCTGGAACGGGTTGCATTTTCGATTGAGTTGGTAAGAAAAATATCGAGGCGTTCTTTCGTCTTTCCTGCGGGAAGTTCAAACTTGTATGTCTTTTGACTTATTATCTTGCTCATCTTCTCTGCTTTTGGTAAAAGACTTTTCGGAAGAATTATTTTCTTCATTACCGATTATTTCTTCAACAGTGTTTTTATCATCATTTAATACGGAGCCTGTTTCGTTTACACTAACTGATTCAATTGTTTCTTCTTTTTTATGAAAGTTATAAAAGAGCAGAAGTATTAAAACACCAATCGTAACTGAAGCATCTGCTATGTTAAAGATAGGCCATCTATCGTAATGCTTCCCAAGAATTGAGAAATCAAAAAATCCACATCAAAAAAATCAACTACCTTTCCATAAAATAGAGGGGCGTAGCCGTAAAATACTCCATAGAATACTCTATCAATTAGATTGCCGATTGCACCACCGAGTATAAAGGCAATTGAAAGACGTAATGGAAATTTTTGATCTTTTATTTTGAAGAGATAAAAAAGCAGTCCAATGCTTGCTATAACTGAGAAGACCGAAATTGCTAATTTAAAATCTATACCGGATCAAAGCCAAATGCAAGCCCGGGGTTTTCAATGAAGGTAATCCTGAAAAATTCACCAATCACCGGAATAATTTCGCCGGGATACATACCTTCAATCTTAAAATTAATTAATGGGAATGAAATGCCTTTCACATAAACTTTAGAAACCTGGTCTAAAACGATTACAATGAGTGAAATGAAAAGAACTCTCAATTATTCACCCGGCTCTGCTAAAATTTTATCTTCAGTTTCAAGTTCTGATGAAGATGGTTTTTGTTTGCGATGATAAGAAAAAATAAGCATTAAAACCCCAAGTGTAACAGCAACATCTGCAACATTAAAAATATAATTGCCCATCGTTTTGTTGAAAAAATAGAATCTGAAAAAACTGACATCAAAGAAATCCACCACCTTGCCTTGAAGTAGAGGAGCGTAACCATAGAATACTCCATAAAAAACTCTATCAATCAGGTTGCCGAATGCACCGCCAATAATTAAAGCAAGCGATAAACGCTGCCCGATGTTTTCTTTGCTTACAAAGAAGAAATAAATCAGCAGACTAAACGATGCGATGATTGTAAGAATGGAAATAAGCAGTTTAAATTCTCCACCGAAGTCTATGCCAAATGCGATGCCTGGATTTTCAACAAAAGTCAAATGTAAAACATGATCTATCAGCGGAGTTTTTCTTCCGTAAGGCAAGCCGCTATTAGAAAAATTCAAGAAAGGAATATTGAATCCCTTTTACATATAGCTTCGAAATCTGATCGGCGAGAACTATCCCGAAAGAAATTAGTAATAGTTTCAAATTGTGTGCTTAAAATTTTCTGAAAAAATAATGATAGACTTTTTATTTTTTCTCCTGTTTTTGTTTTATTGGTAAGCAGAGCTGACTATGCGGTACAGCTTCAAGCCTTGCTTTTGGAACAAGGGGGCAGGTATCACACAAATGCTGCGGTTCTTCAATACACTCGAGGCAAATTCCGTAAGTTCCGGCGTCTATTCTTTTCAGAGCATCGTCGAGATAACCAAGAAATTTATTTTCGCGCTGAGCATAGAGAAAAGTTTTTTCTCGTTCCATAGCGTCTGTACCCTGTTCAGCCATGTGAAGCGAGTAAGGAGAATTTTCGTTAATGTATTCGCCTGTTGTTGGATCGAGCATTTGCTCTTTTAAATTTTGAAGTTGTTCAATTATTTCATCCCGCTTTTCAAGAATAATCTTTCTAAAATGGGCAAGATCTTCTTTGCTGTAACCTTTTATTTTTGTGATTGGCTTAGTCTTGGGGACTTCTATTGGTTCTATTTTTTTAACAACTTTAGTTTGCTTCGGTTCTTTCATTACAATTTTTTTTGTGACTTTCTGTTTAGGTGTTTTAACTGGTTTTTTTGTCTTGCTCGGTGGAGCAGTTTTAACTACTGGAGATGTTTTTTTCTTTACAATTTCTTTGACTACTTTTTTCTTAGTTACAGTTTTAGGCATAATCTTTTTTACAACCTTAGTTATCTTCTTCGGAGTTTTTTTTACTTTTTTAATCGAAGCTTTCTTAACTGTCGTTTTTTTAGCCGGTGCTTTTTTAGTGAGTGCTTTTTTAGTGAGTGTTTTTTTAGCCATTATATGGTCTCCTTTATTTAGGAATTTGCTTTTTCAATTTTAATTAAACAGCCTTGTTCGCCTATTTTCCATTCTTGATTAAATCCACCGTCTGAAATTTCACTTTGCAAAATTTGAATTGCTAAAGTTTCACTCGCAATATAATCTTTGTGAATTGAAACTGCATGAAAAATCTCGTCCGAAGCTTTATAATAAATTTTTATTTTATCAATTCCTTCAAATCCTGCATCTTTTCTCATATTCTGAATCCGATTAACAAATTCTCGTGCGAGACCTTCGGAAATTAGTTCATCATTAAGTTCCGCATCTATTGCAACAGTGACCCTGACTTCACTTTCTACAACCCAACCTTTGATCTCACTGCTGATAATTTCAACATCACTTTGCGAAATTTCAATTTTGAATCTGCAATATTAAGAAAAATACTTTTACCTTCTTCAAGAATTTTTATTTGATTTCCATCTAATTCCGTTATAGCCGCAGCAACAGATTTTACCATCTTACCAAATTTGGGTCCAATAGATTTGAAATTAGCCTTTGCAGTTTTACTAACTATTTCAGAATCATTTTGAAGAACGATAAGTTCTTTGATGTTAACTTCTTCAAGAATAACATCTTTCATTTTAGAAAGGGCATCTCTTTTGCTGCTTTCAACTACCACCATCATTTTGCTCAAAGGCTGGCGAACCTTTAAATTATTTTTTGCTCTCATAGCTCGGGCAATTGAAACAACTTGCTGAGCAACTTCCATTTTATCTTCAAGAGATTTTTCAGAATAGGTTACTGCTGGAAATTCTGATAAGTGCACCGAATCAAATTTTTCCAGTTTTGTTAT
The Ignavibacteriales bacterium DNA segment above includes these coding regions:
- a CDS encoding RluA family pseudouridine synthase — translated: MSKIISQKTYKFELPAGKTKERLDIFLTNSIENATRSRVQKLIDTKFVWVNRRYVKSNYLVKAGDIVEAIIPISPRPEKAEPENIPLDIVYEDDFLIVVNKPAGMVAHPAYSNYTGTLVNALLHHTSQLSETREPIRPGIVHRIDKDTSGLLVVAKDDVTHQKLALQFFKHTAEREYHAICWGKMDEPEGVFDTLITRSKQDRKKFAVSRIEGKQAITLYFVIEEFEFASYLKLRLRTGRTHQIRVHLSASNHPIFGDATYGGDKIHFGADQPKMKSRIQNLLEVILRQALHAKTLGFIHPHTNEFMKFDSELPDDMKELLENLKFNLPVNICL
- a CDS encoding signal peptidase II, which translates into the protein MNFSNSGLPYGRKTPLIDHVLHLTFVENPGIAFGIDFGGEFKLLISILTIIASFSLLIYFFFVSKENIGQRLSLALIIGGAFGNLIDRVFYGVFYGYAPLLQGKVVDFFDVSFFRFYFFNKTMGNYIFNVADVAVTLGVLMLIFSYHRKQKPSSSELETEDKILAEPGE
- a CDS encoding conjugal transfer protein TraR, whose translation is MAKKTLTKKALTKKAPAKKTTVKKASIKKVKKTPKKITKVVKKIMPKTVTKKKVVKEIVKKKTSPVVKTAPPSKTKKPVKTPKQKVTKKIVMKEPKQTKVVKKIEPIEVPKTKPITKIKGYSKEDLAHFRKIILEKRDEIIEQLQNLKEQMLDPTTGEYINENSPYSLHMAEQGTDAMEREKTFLYAQRENKFLGYLDDALKRIDAGTYGICLECIEEPQHLCDTCPLVPKARLEAVPHSQLCLPIKQKQEKK